Within the Hevea brasiliensis isolate MT/VB/25A 57/8 chromosome 2, ASM3005281v1, whole genome shotgun sequence genome, the region TCTCTGTGATTCTATTCTTTCTCATCTGTAGATTCTTATTATTTGATTCCTAGTCTTATGAACCAATGATTTGGCTATAGTTGTAGTATAATTAGTTTATTTTGTGATATGATTGATTTTTCTAGCTATATTGTGAATTATAAGCCATGTGTTGGCCCTTTTTATTAATATGTGTTACAGGTGGCCCAAGAGCCAACCTTGATTACAAAgcctatcttatctaattacattTAATGTCTAGCTGTTATGTCGGCTTTCATTACATTATTTATTTAGGAATCCTATGATTTGCCACATGATGACATGACATGTGAGGGCCCATTGACTAGGTCCAAAAGCAAGCTCATTACTTTGCTTGCTTGTATTCAGAATTAAAGAGGTTGGACTGACTTGGCAAGTCCATGGGGCATGTAAGATGGGTGCATACTAAAATATTTGGGCTTAAGTTAAAATAAAGATAATGGGCTGATTATGAAGAAAACAAGCCCATATGTGTGCAAAAGGCCTCTATTTGCTGTTTtggaattgaccaagtcaaaaaaaTCAGAAGGAGATTGAAATATCTTTCAATTAAGGAAGGAAATAAGGTTGAAAAGTCACCAAATCTCCTCAAATCCGTGCATCATTCTATGGGCAGATTTCTAAAGAGTTtttttctcaaaaattcaatattatttcGTATTTAGAAGACTATTCAAACTTCCTATTTAGTAACCTtgctattttcctttatagtGCTTGTAATTAGCCTATATAAAGGCTAACTCTTGTAAACTCAAAGtattctaaattttaattaatagaaaatctGCTTCTTCTTTCTTATGAAACGTTATTTGTTTATGGCGAAGTCTTGACTTATCACAAGAGTTCTTTGTGTGGCATCTTCATTGAGATTGTAATCTTTGTGGCGAGATTACTCTTATCAAAGTTTACATTCCATAATTAtcttcttatttttttcttttattactgttgcatcttaaatcataaaataccaaaaagaaatcctttcttttttttttttgaagttaattttagtGTTATATTGCTTAATTTTTTCTTATTCTTATTTTTCGATTCATTCTAGAAGAATTTCTTATCTTTCATAACTAATCAATTTTTATTCTCTCCTTCACAAGGCACATcagtttggtatcagagccttggtTCAGCAGCACTTTAAAGCCTTTGGAGTGCAAACACGTGAGGGAGTGAACCAACCTATCCTTTAACCGAGTGAAACACTTAGTGAGTTTGATTATGATAGCAATATGTCTGATGTAGGAGAGGTGCCTCCACCAGTTCCAAGAGGTCTCACATTGGATCAAGCATATGTTCTGAGACTTGAAAGACAGTAAAATTCAATGCAAGAGCAAATTATTCAGATCACACAAGCTTTAGCAAGACTAGTTGCACTCTAACCATAAAGAGAGCGCAATGGTTCTAGGCAATAAGGGCATGgtaatgatgatgatgaagaaccTAAAGTTGAAGAAGGTGCTTATGATCAGCACCTACCTAAGTATCCACATGGCCAAAGAGACAACATCAAGATGAAGATTCCAACCTTTTGAGGTACCAGCTCACCTGAAGAGTACCTAGAATAGGTACACAGAGTTGATAAAATCTTTGAGTATCAGGAGTACAGTGAAGCAAAGAAGTGCAAACTTGCTGCCATTGAGTTTGTTGATTATGCAAACTTATGGTGGGAGAACGTAAAGGCTCAAAGATGTAGGGATGGGCTTGATGATGTACAAACTTGGCATGAGATGAAAACAATCATGGAGAAGTGATTTGTACCTAAATATTACAAACAGGAGTTGTATATCAAACTCCAAAGTTTGCGCCAAGGTGAAATATGTGTGGAAGACTATGTTAAAGAATTTGAGATGCTGATGTTGAGATGTGATGTGAGGGAACCACAAGGACAAACCATTGCCCATTTTCTTGGTGGTTTGAATTATGAAATTGCTAATACTGTTGAATTGCAACCATATGTGTTTTTGCAAGATGTGATCAAACTTGCCATTAAGGTTGAAAGGCAAAAAATGAAAGGTGGATATAAGGGCACTATTACTAAAACATTCATAAAACCTTCTAACACTAGCACCCCACTTACTAGTGATAAAGGTGGCATAAAGAAGCATGACAAAGGGGAGAGCTCTACCAAAGCACCAGTTAGCGTGAGCAAAGGCAAGGAGAAGGAAGTAGATCCAGCCCCTCCCAAAAGAAGTAGAGACATAAAATGCTTCAAGTGCCTTGGCCATGGACACATTACTTTAGAATGTCCCAACAAGAGAGTAATGGTGATGAAGGAAGCCCAATGGGAGCTAGAGAGTGAAGATGAGACTTATGAGGAGGAAGAGAATCATAAAGCATATGGTGATGAAGAAGTAGAGTATGCTGATGTTGGGGAGATGTTAGTGGTCAGAAGAACCTTAAGTGCACATGCAACAAAGGAGGAAGAGCAAAGAGAGAACATCTTCCATACTAGATGCACTATTCTCAACAAGGTGTGTAATGTTATTATTGATGGTGGTAATTTTACTAATGTTGCTTCTACTACCTTAGTTGAGAAACTTAATCTGCCCATCTTAGTGCATCCTTATCCTTATAAATTGCAATGGCTTAATGATGATGGTGATGTTAAGGTGAAAAAGCAAGTAGTTGTTCCTTTCTCCATAGGCAAGTATAAAGATGAAGTTGTGTGTGACATTTTTCCCATGAATGCTAGCCATTTATTGTTAGGGgggccatggcaatttgatagaaaggctATGCATGATggttttaaaaatgcttattcTTTTATAGAGGATGGAAAAAGAATTGTATTATCCCCTCTTAGTCCCTAGCAAATACATAAAGAACAGCTGATTAGTaagtaagaaaagaaagagaatctGTTGCTCAACAAGGGGGACGTTTTGAAGGCTCTCACTAACCATGATTTTGTTTTTGTGCTTATTGTTAAAGAATTACTGGAATCTAACCACATTGCAGTTCCTCCCATGGTGGTCAAACTATTGGAAGAATTTGGAGATGTTTTTCCAGAAGAGATGCTAGAGGGACTACCTCCCCTTCATGGCATTGAGCATTAGATTGATTTTATTCCTTGATTAGCGTTACCAAACAGACCAGCCTACAGAAGCAATCTCGAAGAGGCTAAGCAGTTGCATAAGCAAGTCATGGAGCTATTGAAAAAGGGCTATATTCGTGAATCCATGAGCCCATGTTCTGTTCTGGCTTTGTTGGTGCCCAAAAAGGATGGTTCCATGTGCATGTGTGTTGATAGTAGGGCCATTAATAAAATCACGGTAAAGTATCGCTATCCCATTCCTAGACATGATGATATGCTTAATGAATTACATGATGCTGTTATCTTTTCAAAAGTTGATTTGAAAAGTGGTTACCCTTAGATTTGAATGAAGGAGGGGGATGAATGGAAAACAACCTTGAAAACAAAGTTTGGGTTATATGAGTGGATGGTCATGCCCTTTGGCCTttctaatgctcctagcacttttatgagactcATGAACCATGTACTTTGCCACTTCATTGGTAAATTTttggttgtttattttgatgttaTTCTGATTTATAGCAAGAGTTTTAAAAATCATCTCAAGCATCTAAGGGCTATTTTTAAAGTTCTATGCTAAGAAAAGTTGTATGCGAACATCAAGAAGTGCACTTTTTGCCACGATCAAGTCACATTCCTTGGCTTTACAGTATCCAAACATGGCGTAGAGGTGGACAAAGAGAAGGTGCAACCAATAACAATCATGGAGGTGAGAAGCTTTCATGGCCTAGCCTCTTTCTACAGGAGGTTTGTAAAGAATTTTAGCACCATCATGGTCCCCATAACTGAATGCTTAAAGAAGAAATGGAAATTTAATTGGAGTAAAACTGCCCAAAAGAGCTTTGAACTCATCAAAGCAAAATTGACCTCTACTCCAATACTTGCATTGCTGGATTTTTTGAAGACCTTTGAGGTAGAATGCGATGCTTTCAGAGTGGGAATTAGGGCAGTTCTAATGTAAGAAGGACGTCTCATTGCTTATTTCAGTGAAAAGTTGAATGGAGCTAGTTTGAACTACTCAACTTAAGACAAAGTGTTTTATGCTATTGTTCGTGTCTTGGAAACTTGGTAACACTACCTCTTACTAAGAGAGTTTGTTATCCATACAGACCATAATTCCTTGAAGCACCTAAAAGGACAAAGTAAGCTAAACAAACGACATGCCAAATGGGTGGAATTTCTTGAATCATTCCCATATGTGATCAAGTATAAGAAGGGACACTCCAACATTGTGGCTGATGCATTATCTAGGAGGTTTGCCTTAATCTCTTTGCTAAATACTAAGCTGTTGAGATTTGAGTTGATGATTGAGCAATATAAGTCAGATAGagacttttcttttatctatgattCTTGCAAAAAGAAAGCCTTTTAGGGATTCTACCAATATGATGGCTACCTCTTTAAAATGGGAAAGTTGTGTATTCCCGACTGTTCTGTCAGAGAATTGTTAGTAAAAGAGGCACATGGAGAGGGTTTTGCTAGCCATTTTTGTGAAAAGAAGACTTTAGAAGCCTTAAAGGAGCATTTCTATTGGCCAAGTATGATGAAAGATGTGCACAAAGTAGTGGAGAAATGTGTGGCGTGCAATAAGGCTAAAAGCAAGGAGATGGCGCAAGGGGTGTATATGCCTCTTCCAGTTCCTAATCACCCATGGGAACATGTGAGCATGGATTTTGTGCTTGGCTTGCCCAGAACTCAAAGGGGCAAAGATTCCATACTAGTTGTTGCTGACCGATTTTCTAAAATGGCTCATTTTTTTTCCTtaccataaaactgatgatgcttcTCTTGTTGTTAACCTTTTCTTTAAGGaaattgttaggttgcatggcattccAAAGAGCATTGTTTCAGATTGTGATGCCAAGTTTCTAAGTTATTTTTGGAAGACTTTATGGAAGAAGCTTGGAACTCCCCTCCTCTTTAGCACAGCCTGTCATCCTCAAACAGATGGGTAAACGGAGGTTGTGAATAGAACTCTCTCTACCTTGCTAAGAACTATCATCAAGAAGAATTTGAAGAGTTGGGATGAATGCTTGGCCTATGTTGATTTTTCCTACAACTGAAGTGTGCACAGTTCAATTAAGCACTCTCCTTTCAAAGTACTCTATGGCTTCAATCCAATCACACCAATGGATTTGATGCCAATTCCTATTCAAGAAAGAGCCAATGTTGATGGGGAGAAGAAGGCAAAGATGGTGAAGTCTATGCATGAGCAAGTTAGAAAGCTCATTGAGGCAAAAAAATGAACAATATAGCAAAGCCGCTAATAAGAAGAGGAAGTAAGTGCGGTTTGAACCTGATAATCTAGTGTGGCTTCACTTGAGGAAAGAGAGATTTCTAAATCAGAGGAAGTCCAAGCTATTGCCAAGAGCTGATGGTCCATTTTGTGTGGTAGCAAAGATCAATGACAATGCCTATAAGGTAGATTTGCCCGGTGAGTACAATGTTTCTACTACTTTCAATGTGAGGGATCTTTCTCCTTACTTGGAAGATAATTTTGAGGATGGGGAAGAATTGGATTTGAGGGCAAATCCTAATCAACAAGGGGGAGATGATGTGCTAAATAATGACATGACATACAAGGGCCCATTGACTAGGTCCAAAAGCAAGCTCATTACTTTGCTTGCTTATATTTAGAATTAAAGAAGTTGGATTGGACTTGGCAAGTCTATGGGGCAAGTGAGATGGGAGCATACTAAAATATTTGGGCTTTAGTTAAAGATAATGGGCTGATTATGAAGAAAACAAGCCCATATGTGTGTAAAAGGCCTCTATTTGCTGTTtggaattgaccaagtcaaagaaaTTAGAAGGAGATTGAAATATCTTTCAATTAAGGAAGGAAATAAGATTGAAAAGTCACCAAATCTCCTCAAATTCGTGCATCATTTTATGGGCAGATTTCTGAAGTGTtttttctcaaaaattcaatattattttCTATTCAGAAGACTATTCAAACTTTCTATTTAGTAACTTCGCTATTTTCCTTTAAAGTACTTATAATTAGCCTATATAAAGGCCAACTCTTGTAAGCTCAAAAcattctaaattttaattaatagcaAGTACTGCTTCTTCCttcttattaaatattatttatttgtgaCGAAGTCTTAACTTATCACAAGAGTTCCTTGTGTGGTGTCTTCATTCAGATTGTAATCATTGTGGTGAGATTACTCTTATCAAAGTTTACGTTCCATaattatcttcttttttttttttattactgttgcatcttaaatcataaaataccaaaaaaaaaatcctttcttttttttgttgAAGTTGATTTTGGTGTTATATTGCTTAATTTTTGCTCATTCTTGTTCCTTGATTCATTCCAGAAGAATTTCTTATCTTTCATAACTAATCAATTTTCATTCTCTCCTTCATAATGCACATTTTCCCATACCAGCCGTGGTATAAGCTTTTAATGACGTTGTTGTTTGTCTTACATTTCCCACATAGTGGGAAAGTATTTCTTTAGGTACCTGTCATTGATTGATTTCTTGTGTGTCTCTCCTATAAGGCTTGCCAACTAATAAGCATTACCTATGATTACTTGATCCACCTAGAAAGGACCTTCCTAATTTAAAGACCATTGgccaaattgtttatctttagcaCTAAAATGTAACACAGTCTTTCAAACTA harbors:
- the LOC131177914 gene encoding uncharacterized protein LOC131177914, producing MVLGNKGMVMMMMKNLKLKKEYSEAKKCKLAAIEFVDYANLWWENVKAQRCRDGLDDELYIKLQSLRQGEICVEDYVKEFEMLMLRCDVREPQGQTIAHFLGGLNYEIANTVELQPYVFLQDVIKLAIKVERQKMKGGYKGTITKTFIKPSNTSTPLTSDKGGIKKHDKGESSTKAPVSVSKGKEKEVDPAPPKRSRDIKCFKCLGHGHITLECPNKRVMVMKEAQWELESEDETYEEEENHKAYGDEEVEYADVGEMLVVRRTLSAHATKEEEQRENIFHTRCTILNKVCNVIIDGGNFTNVASTTLVEKLNLPILVHPYPYKLQWLNDDGDVKVKKQVVVPFSIALPNRPAYRSNLEEAKQLHKQVMELLKKGYIRESMSPCSVLALLVPKKDGSMCMCVDSRAINKITVKYRYPIPRHDDMLNELHDAVIFSKVDLKSGYP